One stretch of Candidatus Methylomirabilota bacterium DNA includes these proteins:
- a CDS encoding Trm112 family protein, translating to MIDEELRAILACPACKGDLLFEETRIICARCRKAFPIRDGIPVMLLSEAEPWTPAP from the coding sequence ATGATCGACGAGGAACTGCGAGCCATCCTGGCCTGCCCGGCCTGCAAGGGCGACCTGCTCTTCGAAGAGACGCGCATCATCTGCGCACGCTGCCGCAAGGCCTTCCCCATCCGCGACGGCATCCCTGTCATGCTGCTCAGTGAGGCGGAGCCCTGGACTCCGGCGCCCTAA
- a CDS encoding NAD-dependent epimerase/dehydratase family protein, which translates to MKILVTGGAGFIGSHVVDTFLAAGHEVAVVDNLSTGNRAWVNPRAKLHAVDLRSGRLAEVFAAERPEVVAHLAAQAAVSRSVTDPVFDASVNVGGGLNLLDCCRRFGVHRMIYSSSGGAGYGDTDVLPTPETHPSLPMSPYGITKVAMELYVGAWTQIFGMSGISLRYANVYGPRQNHQGEAGVVAIFCHRLLTDQAPVINGDGGQTRDFVYVGDVARANLLALERSDATGGINIATGIETSVNDIYAGIKSAAGSSVAAQYGPARPGEQRRSCLDPKLAERIFGWRPTVTLDEGLTRTYDFFRKELSR; encoded by the coding sequence ATGAAGATCCTCGTCACGGGCGGAGCCGGCTTCATCGGCTCCCACGTCGTGGACACCTTCCTGGCCGCCGGTCACGAGGTCGCCGTCGTGGACAACCTTTCCACGGGCAACCGCGCGTGGGTCAACCCCCGGGCCAAGCTCCATGCCGTGGACCTCCGCAGCGGGCGCCTGGCCGAGGTCTTCGCGGCCGAGCGACCCGAGGTCGTGGCCCACCTCGCCGCGCAGGCGGCGGTCAGCCGCTCGGTCACCGATCCGGTCTTCGACGCCTCGGTCAACGTGGGCGGCGGGCTCAACCTGCTCGACTGCTGCCGGCGCTTCGGAGTCCACCGTATGATCTATTCCTCGAGCGGAGGGGCGGGCTATGGCGACACCGACGTCCTTCCCACCCCGGAGACGCACCCCAGCCTCCCCATGTCGCCCTACGGCATCACCAAGGTCGCCATGGAGCTCTATGTCGGCGCATGGACGCAGATCTTCGGCATGAGCGGGATCTCGCTCCGCTACGCCAATGTCTACGGGCCGCGCCAGAACCACCAGGGCGAGGCGGGGGTGGTGGCCATCTTCTGCCACCGGCTTCTCACCGACCAGGCCCCGGTCATCAACGGGGACGGTGGGCAGACGCGCGATTTCGTCTACGTCGGCGACGTGGCCCGGGCCAATCTGCTCGCCCTCGAGCGTTCCGACGCCACGGGGGGCATCAATATCGCGACGGGCATAGAGACCTCCGTGAACGACATCTACGCCGGCATCAAGTCGGCGGCGGGCTCGAGCGTGGCCGCCCAGTACGGCCCGGCCCGTCCCGGCGAGCAGCGGCGGAGCTGCCTCGATCCCAAGCTGGCCGAGCGGATCTTCGGTTGGCGCCCGACCGTGACCCTCGATGAGGGCCTCACGAGAACCTATGACTTTTTCAGGAAGGAGCTTTCCCGATGA